In the Streptomyces sp. f51 genome, one interval contains:
- a CDS encoding glycine hydroxymethyltransferase — protein sequence MPEPLSTESTAFRSALDVIRAVEPRVADAIGQELADQRDMLKLIASENYASPATLLAMGNWFSDKYAEGTVGRRFYAGCRNVDTVEALAAEHARELFGAEHAYAQPHSGIDANLVAFWAVLAARVEAPALAEAGVRNVNDLSEADWAELRQAFGNQRMLGMSLDAGGHLTHGFRPNISGKMFDQRSYGTDPATGLIDYEALRVSAREFKPLIIVAGYSAYPRLVNFRIMREIADEVGATLMVDMAHFAGLVAGKVLTGDFDPVPHAQIVTTTTHKSLRGPRGGMVLCDETLAEQVDRGCPMVLGGPLPHVMAAKAVALAEARRPEFRDYARAVVDNSRALAEGLMRRGATLVTGGTDNHLNLIDVASSYGLTGRQAESALLDSGIVTNRNAIPADPNGAWYTSGIRIGTPALTTRGLGATEMDEIAGLIDRVLTAAEAGTTAKGAPSKAQHVLDAKISDEIAHRASDLLTGFPLYPEIDLG from the coding sequence ATGCCAGAGCCCCTTTCCACCGAGTCCACCGCCTTCCGCAGCGCCCTCGACGTGATCAGGGCCGTGGAGCCCCGCGTCGCCGACGCCATCGGCCAGGAACTCGCCGACCAGCGCGACATGCTGAAGCTGATCGCCTCCGAGAACTACGCCTCCCCGGCCACCCTCCTGGCCATGGGCAACTGGTTCAGCGACAAGTACGCCGAGGGCACCGTCGGCCGCCGCTTCTACGCCGGCTGCCGCAACGTCGACACCGTCGAGGCCCTCGCCGCCGAGCACGCCCGCGAGCTGTTCGGCGCCGAGCACGCCTACGCCCAGCCGCACTCCGGCATCGACGCGAACCTCGTCGCCTTCTGGGCCGTCCTCGCCGCCCGGGTCGAGGCCCCGGCGCTCGCCGAGGCCGGTGTCCGCAACGTCAACGACCTCTCCGAGGCCGACTGGGCCGAACTGCGGCAGGCCTTCGGCAACCAGCGCATGCTCGGCATGTCCCTGGACGCCGGGGGCCACCTCACGCACGGATTCCGTCCGAACATCTCGGGCAAGATGTTCGACCAGCGCTCGTACGGCACCGACCCCGCCACCGGTCTCATCGACTACGAGGCGCTGCGCGTCTCCGCCCGCGAGTTCAAGCCGCTGATCATCGTCGCCGGCTACTCCGCCTACCCCCGCCTGGTGAACTTCCGGATCATGCGGGAGATCGCCGACGAGGTCGGCGCCACCCTCATGGTCGACATGGCGCACTTCGCCGGACTGGTCGCGGGCAAGGTCCTCACCGGCGACTTCGACCCGGTCCCGCACGCCCAGATCGTCACCACCACCACGCACAAGTCGCTCCGCGGCCCCCGCGGCGGCATGGTCCTGTGCGACGAGACCCTCGCCGAGCAGGTCGACCGCGGCTGCCCGATGGTCCTCGGCGGCCCGCTGCCCCACGTCATGGCCGCCAAGGCCGTCGCGCTCGCCGAGGCCCGCCGCCCCGAGTTCCGCGACTACGCCCGGGCCGTCGTCGACAACTCCCGTGCCCTGGCCGAGGGCCTGATGCGCCGCGGCGCCACGCTGGTCACCGGCGGCACGGACAACCACCTCAACCTCATCGACGTCGCCTCCTCCTACGGCCTGACGGGCCGCCAGGCGGAGTCCGCGCTGCTCGACTCGGGCATCGTCACCAACCGCAACGCCATCCCGGCCGACCCGAACGGCGCCTGGTACACCTCCGGCATCCGCATCGGTACTCCCGCGCTGACCACCCGTGGTCTCGGCGCGACCGAGATGGACGAGATCGCCGGTCTGATCGACCGGGTCCTGACCGCGGCCGAGGCCGGGACCACCGCCAAGGGCGCCCCGTCCAAGGCGCAGCACGTCCTGGACGCGAAGATCTCCGACGAGATCGCCCACCGCGCGAGCGACCTGCTCACCGGCTTCCCGCTCTACCCGGAGATCGACCTCGGCTGA
- a CDS encoding 2'-5' RNA ligase family protein produces the protein MGTVTIGVSIAVPEPHGSLLQERRAGFGDPAACCIPTHVTLLPPTEVERSALPAIEAHLVRVAAAGRPFPMRLSGTGTFRPLSPVVYVRVAEGAEACTRLQSQVRDASGPVARELQFPYHPHVTVAHGIGEEAMDHAFEALSGFEAGWPCTGFALYEQGADGVWRKLREFPFGSAVVPPQASSPERDTTLPAL, from the coding sequence GTGGGGACCGTAACGATCGGCGTGTCGATCGCGGTCCCGGAGCCTCACGGCAGCCTGCTCCAGGAGCGGCGCGCGGGCTTCGGCGACCCCGCGGCCTGCTGCATTCCCACGCATGTCACCCTGCTGCCGCCGACCGAGGTCGAGCGGTCGGCGCTGCCCGCGATCGAGGCGCACCTCGTCCGGGTCGCCGCCGCCGGGCGCCCGTTCCCGATGCGGCTGTCCGGCACGGGCACCTTCCGCCCGCTCTCCCCGGTCGTGTACGTACGCGTCGCCGAGGGCGCCGAGGCCTGCACCCGGCTTCAGAGCCAGGTACGGGACGCCTCCGGCCCCGTCGCCCGCGAGCTCCAGTTCCCGTACCACCCGCATGTCACCGTGGCGCACGGCATCGGCGAAGAGGCCATGGACCACGCCTTCGAGGCGCTGTCCGGGTTCGAGGCCGGGTGGCCCTGCACCGGGTTCGCCCTCTACGAACAGGGCGCGGACGGCGTGTGGCGCAAGTTGCGGGAGTTCCCCTTCGGCAGCGCGGTGGTGCCCCCTCAGGCGTCCTCGCCCGAGCGGGACACCACCCTTCCGGCACTCTGA
- the trpS gene encoding tryptophan--tRNA ligase produces MASDSPRVLSGIQPTAGSFHLGNYLGAVRQWVALQESHDAFYMVVDLHAITIPQDPADLRANTRLAAAQLLAAGLDPERCTLFVQSHVPEHAQLAWVMNCLTGFGEASRMTQFKDKSAKQGADRASVGLFTYPVLQVADILLYQAHEVPVGEDQRQHIELTRDLAERFNGRFGETFRIPKPYILKETAKIFDLQDPSIKMSKSASTPKGLINLLDDPKVTAKKVKSAVTDTDTVIRYDAEHKPGVSNLLTIYSTLTGTSIAALEQEYEGKMYGALKTDLAEVMVDFVTPFRERTQQYLDDPETLDSVLAKGAEKARAVAAETLSQAYDRVGFLPAKH; encoded by the coding sequence ATGGCCTCTGACAGTCCTCGCGTGCTCTCCGGAATCCAGCCCACCGCAGGCTCGTTCCACCTCGGCAACTACCTCGGCGCCGTCCGTCAGTGGGTGGCGCTCCAGGAGTCCCACGACGCGTTCTACATGGTCGTCGACCTGCACGCGATCACGATTCCGCAGGACCCCGCGGATCTGCGGGCCAACACCCGGCTGGCCGCGGCGCAGCTGCTGGCCGCGGGCCTCGACCCCGAGCGCTGCACGCTCTTCGTCCAGAGCCATGTCCCCGAGCACGCACAGCTGGCCTGGGTCATGAACTGCCTCACCGGGTTCGGCGAGGCCTCCCGCATGACCCAGTTCAAGGACAAGTCCGCCAAGCAGGGCGCCGACCGCGCGAGCGTCGGCCTGTTCACGTACCCGGTCCTCCAGGTGGCGGACATCCTGCTGTACCAGGCCCACGAGGTCCCGGTCGGCGAGGACCAGCGCCAGCACATCGAGCTGACCCGCGACCTCGCGGAGCGCTTCAACGGCCGCTTCGGCGAGACGTTCCGGATCCCCAAGCCGTACATCCTCAAGGAGACGGCGAAGATCTTCGATCTCCAGGACCCGTCGATCAAGATGAGCAAGTCGGCGTCGACGCCGAAGGGCCTCATCAATCTGCTCGACGACCCGAAGGTGACGGCCAAGAAGGTCAAGAGCGCGGTCACCGACACCGACACCGTCATCCGCTACGACGCGGAGCACAAGCCGGGCGTCAGCAACCTCCTGACCATCTACTCCACCCTCACCGGCACGTCGATCGCCGCGCTGGAGCAGGAGTACGAGGGCAAGATGTACGGCGCGCTGAAGACGGACCTCGCCGAGGTCATGGTCGACTTCGTGACGCCGTTCCGGGAGCGCACCCAGCAGTATCTGGACGACCCCGAGACGCTCGACTCGGTCCTGGCCAAGGGCGCGGAGAAGGCGCGGGCCGTCGCCGCGGAGACGCTGTCGCAGGCGTACGACCGGGTCGGTTTCCTGCCCGCCAAGCACTGA